From the Alkalibacter rhizosphaerae genome, one window contains:
- the rnpM gene encoding RNase P modulator RnpM, which produces MKKIPQRTCIVCGNKIDKRNLVRVVKNKEGRIFFDPTGKANGRGAYLCGEDACIEGILKKNALNRAFKTDVAEEDKIRVMEEIKNGRK; this is translated from the coding sequence ATGAAGAAAATACCGCAAAGAACCTGCATCGTTTGCGGCAACAAGATCGATAAAAGAAATCTGGTCCGTGTTGTAAAAAACAAGGAAGGTCGGATCTTTTTCGATCCTACAGGAAAAGCAAACGGGCGAGGTGCCTATTTATGTGGAGAAGATGCCTGTATCGAGGGCATTCTAAAGAAAAATGCACTGAATCGGGCATTTAAGACCGATGTGGCCGAAGAAGATAAAATCAGAGTTATGGAAGAGATAAAAAATGGAAGAAAATAA
- a CDS encoding MBL fold metallo-hydrolase, producing MTKDFTLKVDILGYWGAFPQPGGATSGVLITTSEGKFLIDLGSGVLAKYFEHGNLSEQFQGVLLSHLHYDHMGDIGCLCYAINHANRVGTRSSKMIVYAPNSPAIMWKAIQYPYSDTRVLEDGMELEIAGAKVTVKKVNHTIECYAFRIERNGRSVVFYTDSSYDESHIDFIKGADLLICEATVSLGTRHSTGRGHMSDIEAGMTAAAAGVGKLCLYHLPSDGDIPFMRIRAGSKYDGPIVTPDMVSEFIL from the coding sequence ATGACTAAGGATTTTACATTAAAAGTGGATATATTGGGCTATTGGGGAGCATTTCCCCAGCCAGGAGGAGCTACCAGCGGGGTGCTCATCACCACCAGTGAAGGGAAATTTCTTATCGACTTGGGCAGTGGCGTCCTGGCCAAGTATTTTGAACATGGAAACTTGTCGGAACAGTTCCAAGGCGTATTGTTGAGTCATCTTCATTACGATCACATGGGAGACATCGGCTGTCTTTGTTATGCCATCAACCATGCCAACCGGGTGGGCACTAGAAGCAGCAAGATGATCGTCTATGCACCCAACTCTCCAGCCATCATGTGGAAGGCCATCCAGTACCCCTATTCCGATACCAGGGTGTTGGAGGACGGGATGGAACTGGAGATCGCCGGAGCAAAAGTGACCGTGAAAAAAGTCAACCACACCATTGAATGTTATGCATTCCGGATCGAACGGAATGGAAGATCCGTCGTCTTCTATACGGATTCTTCCTATGATGAATCTCATATAGACTTCATAAAGGGAGCGGACCTGCTGATTTGTGAAGCCACCGTCAGTTTGGGAACACGTCACTCTACGGGGAGGGGGCACATGTCGGATATTGAAGCGGGAATGACAGCCGCAGCAGCTGGTGTGGGGAAATTGTGCCTGTATCATCTGCCAAGCGACGGCGACATTCCCTTCATGCGCATTCGTGCCGGTTCCAAGTACGACGGACCCATAGTCACACCGGATATGGTCTCCGAGTTTATCTTGTAG
- the nusA gene encoding transcription termination factor NusA: MNKEFIMALDSVEKEKGIDKEELIDAIEAAIASAYKKNYGSAHNIKINIDRETGEIDVHALKDIVEDVEDPVTQIGLEDARQIHGEYEIGDVAEIEIKPKNFGRIAAQNAKQLVVQRIKEAERNIIFNQFIEREDEIINGVIQRKEKNNVFIDLGKTEGIMLPTEQVQGEEYEQNKRIKVYLLEVKKTTKGPQILVSRTHPGLVKRLFESEVPEIYDGTVVIKSISREAGSRTKIAVFALDANVDPVGSCVGPKGIRVQNIVDELHGEKIDIIKWSDDPKEYIASSLSPAKVLRVDINEMEKSALVVVDDYQLSLAIGKEGQNARLAAKLTGWKIDIKSKTQAENMAQVQTAAEELLDDLEL, from the coding sequence ATGAACAAGGAATTTATCATGGCATTGGATTCCGTAGAGAAAGAAAAAGGAATCGACAAAGAGGAATTGATCGATGCCATTGAGGCGGCAATCGCCAGTGCCTACAAAAAAAATTACGGCAGCGCCCACAACATCAAGATCAACATCGATCGGGAGACAGGGGAGATCGACGTCCATGCGTTGAAAGACATCGTGGAAGACGTAGAGGATCCAGTGACTCAGATCGGCCTGGAGGATGCTAGACAGATCCATGGCGAGTATGAGATCGGTGATGTCGCAGAAATCGAGATCAAACCGAAAAACTTTGGACGGATCGCCGCACAGAATGCAAAACAACTGGTGGTCCAGCGAATCAAGGAAGCGGAAAGAAACATTATCTTCAACCAGTTTATCGAGCGGGAAGACGAAATCATCAACGGGGTCATTCAACGCAAGGAAAAAAACAACGTTTTTATCGATCTGGGAAAAACGGAAGGGATCATGCTTCCTACAGAGCAGGTCCAAGGCGAAGAATACGAACAAAACAAGCGGATCAAAGTGTATTTGCTGGAAGTGAAAAAAACCACAAAAGGACCGCAGATCTTGGTTTCCAGGACCCATCCGGGTTTGGTGAAACGCCTTTTCGAAAGCGAAGTGCCGGAGATCTACGACGGTACCGTCGTGATCAAATCCATTTCCAGAGAAGCAGGGTCCAGAACGAAGATCGCCGTGTTTGCCCTGGATGCCAACGTGGATCCGGTAGGTTCCTGCGTGGGACCGAAAGGGATCCGGGTACAAAATATCGTGGACGAACTTCATGGGGAAAAGATCGACATCATCAAATGGAGCGACGATCCCAAAGAATACATTGCCAGCTCCCTGTCACCTGCCAAGGTATTGCGGGTGGACATCAATGAAATGGAGAAATCCGCTTTGGTGGTGGTGGACGATTACCAATTGTCCCTGGCTATTGGAAAAGAAGGACAAAACGCAAGATTGGCAGCCAAGTTGACGGGGTGGAAGATCGACATCAAGAGCAAGACCCAGGCGGAAAACATGGCACAAGTCCAAACGGCTGCAGAAGAATTGTTGGACGATCTCGAGCTTTGA
- the rimP gene encoding ribosome maturation factor RimP, translating into MTKRNTEGLVRDIALPLADALGYELVDVEYIKEGQNWYLRFYIDKEGGVTLEDCQTFSSRINVLLDEADPIANSYFLEVSSPGLDRPLKKVADFERYMDREIEVSLYTSLEGSKKYKGINKGLAEDVLILELPDGKTLEIPFKNVANAKLYFEF; encoded by the coding sequence ATGACCAAAAGAAATACGGAAGGGTTGGTTCGTGACATCGCGTTGCCGCTAGCAGACGCATTGGGCTACGAACTGGTGGATGTAGAATACATCAAGGAAGGCCAGAACTGGTATCTGCGTTTTTACATCGACAAGGAAGGTGGCGTGACTTTGGAAGATTGCCAAACCTTTAGCAGTCGCATCAATGTTCTTTTGGACGAAGCAGACCCCATCGCCAACAGTTACTTTTTGGAGGTATCATCGCCGGGGTTGGATCGACCGTTAAAAAAAGTGGCAGACTTTGAGCGTTACATGGATCGAGAAATCGAAGTAAGCCTGTATACATCATTGGAAGGCAGCAAGAAATACAAAGGAATCAACAAGGGTCTGGCGGAGGATGTGCTGATATTGGAATTGCCGGATGGTAAAACATTGGAGATCCCCTTTAAAAATGTGGCAAATGCAAAACTTTATTTTGAATTTTAA
- a CDS encoding L7Ae/L30e/S12e/Gadd45 family ribosomal protein, protein MEENKFYRFIGIAKKSGAVVSGDHMVEKELNRGTLRLVVVATDTSIRIRNKYERFCKELSIPMRIAGTKEVLGKAIGRDQAAVLGFKDKNQSENLIKLHENTIETGGVL, encoded by the coding sequence ATGGAAGAAAATAAATTTTACCGTTTTATAGGGATCGCCAAGAAATCCGGTGCTGTTGTGTCCGGAGATCACATGGTGGAAAAGGAATTGAATCGTGGGACCCTTCGACTGGTAGTGGTGGCGACAGACACCTCCATTCGGATCCGGAACAAATACGAACGATTCTGCAAAGAATTGTCCATACCCATGCGAATAGCCGGAACGAAAGAAGTATTGGGGAAAGCCATCGGCAGGGACCAAGCTGCCGTATTGGGATTCAAAGACAAAAACCAAAGCGAAAACCTGATAAAACTGCATGAGAATACCATAGAAACAGGGGGAGTTTTATGA